CCAGCTGTTTCAGCAAGCGCTGTGTGGCTTCCCGGCCGGTATTGGGATCCACTGGCTCTGCGGACCCCTGTTTGGAATGGGCCGGTTTGCTCCGCCAGGCATTCTCAGCAGGTACATACCACTCTGGCTCCATGGTGATATATCGTCTGGACGCTTCGTTCCAGGCATCCATCACATGATCTGAACCAACCACATATTTCCACCATTGACGGGCAATCATCAATGGTGCATAAATTTCAAAAGAGAGCATGGCATGCCGAAAGGGAGAGGTATGGCCTTCCCTGGCTAAAAATTTAATTAAGCGAATATCTTTTTCATCCAATTGTTTTGATTCTTTCGCATAAGAGACGCGTGCTGCGTTAACCACACGCAAGTCATCACCCATTACATCAACCAGGCGCACATACCCCTTGTCCAAGACGTCGATTTTGTGCTGCTTATCCACCACTTGTTTATCCAAACCGCATCCTCTCCTTCAGATTATCCAATACCATAGCTTATTATAAAACAATGACTGATGAATGCAAACCCACAGTCTGCGGGCAATATACGACCACTAAAGGAAAAAACGGCATCGTAGCCGCCCCTTTAAAGCATTTTTAGAATAGCGTCCTTCCCTTTCATTCCTGCCTTGATACCCAATTTTTCAGCGGCAAGGGTCACTGATTCCAACGGGGCTTCCAGTAATTGCTCGATGTTGCGCACCCCAA
The Caldalkalibacillus uzonensis genome window above contains:
- the thyX gene encoding FAD-dependent thymidylate synthase, whose translation is MGDDLRVVNAARVSYAKESKQLDEKDIRLIKFLAREGHTSPFRHAMLSFEIYAPLMIARQWWKYVVGSDHVMDAWNEASRRYITMEPEWYVPAENAWRSKPAHSKQGSAEPVDPNTGREATQRLLKQLEEGLKDYEWALEQGIAPEQARLLLPSAYGMYTPWYWTASLQSVAHMLNQRLAHDAQAEFQAYAQAVYELVKPYFEHSLSELLKNEEI